Proteins from a genomic interval of Corynebacterium freiburgense:
- a CDS encoding F0F1 ATP synthase subunit delta yields the protein MHAASREALANAKQHLDTLLSGSTNAVAVAAQTGTELFDVVEVLDGDRGLRVAVADSSATPEQRSGLVTAVFGTKVTQVTLDALTFAAAQVWSTPRELRTGLVELGRRALLRAAEQQNQLAQVEDELFRLGRILDDKKQLTQMLGDRNATPAAKRELLAKVLYGKVSSITEALALQVIGRPDSNPIDDMAHLSSLAAGLEGKTVAHVVSAVQLDKAQEQALVEKLGRIYGRKMSIHAEVDPSLLGGMVVRVGDEVIDGSTSGKLERLRANLV from the coding sequence CACCAATGCAGTCGCAGTCGCCGCACAGACTGGTACCGAACTGTTCGACGTCGTCGAAGTCCTCGACGGTGACCGCGGCCTGCGTGTCGCGGTGGCTGACTCCTCAGCCACCCCCGAGCAGCGCTCTGGCCTGGTGACGGCAGTCTTTGGAACGAAGGTTACACAAGTGACCCTCGATGCCCTGACATTTGCCGCGGCCCAGGTCTGGTCCACCCCGCGTGAACTGCGCACCGGCCTGGTGGAGTTGGGACGCCGCGCCCTCCTCCGAGCAGCCGAGCAGCAGAACCAGCTGGCACAAGTGGAAGATGAACTTTTCCGACTCGGCCGGATTTTGGACGACAAAAAGCAACTCACTCAGATGCTTGGGGACCGCAATGCGACCCCCGCCGCGAAACGCGAGCTACTGGCCAAAGTGCTGTATGGCAAAGTCAGTTCAATCACTGAAGCCCTAGCCTTGCAGGTCATTGGTCGTCCAGACAGTAACCCCATTGATGATATGGCACATCTTTCCTCCCTGGCTGCTGGCCTCGAAGGAAAAACTGTTGCACATGTGGTGAGTGCTGTACAGCTGGATAAGGCGCAGGAACAGGCACTGGTTGAAAAACTGGGCCGTATTTATGGTCGAAAGATGAGCATCCACGCTGAGGTCGATCCCAGCCTCCTCGGTGGAATGGTCGTCCGAGTCGGCGATGAGGTAATTGACGGCAGCACCTCGGGCAAGCTCGAGCGGTTGCGCGCCAACCTTGTCTAA